A section of the Microbulbifer pacificus genome encodes:
- a CDS encoding MipA/OmpV family protein: MFRITLIILLGLPVSSWAQTAPATEIGKVDVSEWEVSIASGYGFLENPIVGKPDGETYFLPSFSYYGERFFVSNLTLGYSLLEEKNFYLDLIARPNEDGLYYNLDNDTAATAAVSNFAVKLEEPGVAETERKNSVLGGPSFTLVTRFVDVSFSWLEDISDVHHGSETHLSFDKQFSLAGGAFGFGIGAIKKDMELVRYYYQFTPAEAGIYHRRYAVLFPADDAIDQYARIHFSYPLSKYLDLRLTARYNQFDLAGRNPLFIENRETLDWFAGLQYRIGSNR; the protein is encoded by the coding sequence ATGTTTCGAATTACCCTAATAATCCTGCTGGGACTGCCGGTTTCCAGCTGGGCCCAGACCGCGCCGGCAACCGAGATTGGCAAGGTTGATGTTTCCGAATGGGAAGTCAGCATCGCTAGCGGTTACGGTTTCCTGGAAAACCCCATTGTCGGCAAACCGGACGGCGAGACCTATTTCCTGCCCTCGTTCAGTTATTACGGCGAACGCTTCTTTGTCAGCAACCTGACACTGGGTTACAGCCTGCTGGAAGAGAAGAATTTCTACCTCGACCTGATCGCCCGCCCCAATGAAGATGGGCTCTACTACAACCTGGACAACGACACCGCAGCCACCGCGGCCGTGTCCAATTTCGCCGTCAAGCTGGAAGAGCCGGGTGTGGCGGAAACCGAGCGTAAAAATTCTGTCCTCGGCGGCCCCAGTTTCACCCTGGTTACCAGGTTTGTTGATGTCTCGTTTTCCTGGCTGGAAGACATCTCAGACGTGCACCACGGCAGCGAAACCCATCTGAGTTTCGACAAACAGTTTTCATTGGCCGGCGGCGCATTCGGTTTCGGAATCGGCGCGATCAAGAAAGATATGGAACTGGTACGTTATTACTACCAGTTCACCCCCGCGGAAGCGGGCATCTATCACCGGCGCTACGCCGTACTGTTTCCCGCTGACGACGCCATCGACCAGTACGCGCGGATCCATTTTAGCTACCCGCTGAGCAAGTACCTCGATTTGCGCCTGACCGCGAGATACAACCAGTTTGATCTCGCTGGCCGCAACCCCCTGTTTATAGAAAATCGCGAAACACTGGATTG
- a CDS encoding MltF family protein produces MPPGLRLFTCLTLLCVQLLAGGCEREAGKPSSPNQHIEQLSQRDDTGASQQAETTGSATDNASANDESDDQQPQQKYAGRPAASDELRPEADWAPDTTGEYPIGAYNNYIEKGDLDAIRKRGKLRILADIANTDSLHRAATQQDIEIELAKQKAEILGLEPVVLYAENFDQLIPLLIEGKGDIIANNLVPTPERAALIDFSNPMGKTHDTLISQKDTPEVEVGDALKGKTLTVTKGTVFETRGREFAKQHPGIDLKVVEKNYVELALDVSLGHIDFTIIDEQIFALVSQFRDNLKKNVVFEREDPLAIGLRKNSPQLQQALNDAIRKIKLTNPYMRHLGDLDKIKERGVLRAVTRNHPGTYFMWKGRIMGYEYELMKKFAKSLDVRLEIIVAPTHKEIFSMVRDGKADIAASLITATKARDLAGMDFGPAYMKETVALVGRPGDKIEKLEDLNGRTIHLLRSSSQFELLMELLDSHPELRELKIDIQLVPEELTIPQILDRVADGEYDLTIADDVTVRLEHHWRDDIVNLFDLHVEDNIYAWMVRESNPQLLQAVNQFFSDPEITKLRDTLFHKYFDEPKRTRKEIKALSQKGEISPYDNLVKKYAKQYDFDWRLIVAQMFQESTFNAKAKSWVGARGLMQVMPDTGKQIGEKNLFDPETSVRAGMKYLEWLHRKFEDKDISPENMMWFTLASYNAGLGHVYDAKDLAEEKGWDRKVWFGNVENAMLLLSEKKHYSKARYGYARGREPYDYVRKIVQRYRTYAGLLEAYQRQQNVSALDCMMEPVWPEWLRSYFEGCDTSSFSTLSHHPGGSY; encoded by the coding sequence ATGCCGCCAGGTCTGCGCCTGTTTACCTGCTTGACCCTACTCTGTGTCCAGCTGCTCGCTGGCGGCTGCGAGCGCGAGGCGGGCAAACCATCTTCACCGAATCAACATATCGAGCAGCTTTCACAGAGGGATGACACCGGAGCCTCGCAACAAGCCGAAACTACGGGCTCTGCGACCGACAACGCCAGCGCGAACGACGAGAGCGACGACCAACAACCCCAGCAAAAATACGCGGGTCGTCCGGCGGCGAGCGACGAGCTTCGCCCCGAAGCAGACTGGGCGCCGGACACCACCGGCGAGTATCCCATCGGCGCCTACAACAACTACATCGAGAAAGGTGACCTGGACGCGATCAGAAAGCGCGGCAAGCTGCGCATACTGGCCGATATCGCCAATACGGACTCACTGCACCGCGCCGCCACCCAGCAGGACATTGAAATCGAGCTGGCAAAACAGAAAGCGGAAATCCTCGGTCTCGAACCCGTAGTGCTCTATGCGGAGAACTTCGATCAGCTGATCCCGCTACTGATCGAAGGCAAGGGGGACATCATCGCCAACAACCTGGTTCCCACCCCGGAGCGCGCCGCGCTTATCGATTTTTCCAATCCCATGGGCAAGACCCACGACACATTGATTTCCCAAAAAGACACACCGGAAGTGGAAGTCGGCGACGCGCTCAAGGGCAAGACACTGACCGTCACCAAGGGCACGGTGTTTGAAACCCGCGGGCGAGAATTCGCCAAACAGCACCCCGGCATTGACCTGAAGGTTGTGGAGAAAAATTATGTCGAACTTGCCCTGGACGTGTCACTGGGGCATATCGATTTCACCATTATCGATGAGCAAATTTTCGCGCTCGTCAGCCAATTTCGCGACAACCTCAAGAAAAATGTCGTCTTCGAGCGCGAGGACCCACTGGCGATAGGGCTGCGCAAAAACTCCCCGCAACTGCAACAGGCCCTGAACGACGCCATCCGCAAGATCAAGCTCACCAATCCCTACATGCGCCACCTCGGCGACCTGGACAAAATCAAGGAGCGCGGTGTCCTGCGCGCGGTAACGCGCAACCACCCCGGCACTTACTTCATGTGGAAGGGCCGCATAATGGGTTACGAATATGAACTTATGAAAAAATTTGCCAAGTCACTTGATGTGCGCCTGGAAATTATCGTGGCACCGACGCACAAGGAAATCTTTAGCATGGTGCGCGACGGCAAGGCCGACATCGCGGCCAGCCTGATAACCGCGACCAAAGCCCGGGATCTGGCCGGTATGGACTTCGGCCCCGCCTACATGAAAGAAACCGTAGCCCTGGTCGGTCGCCCCGGTGACAAGATTGAAAAACTGGAAGACCTGAATGGCAGAACCATTCATCTGCTGCGCTCCAGCAGCCAATTCGAGCTGCTCATGGAGCTACTCGACAGTCATCCCGAGCTACGGGAATTGAAGATAGATATCCAGCTGGTTCCCGAGGAACTGACGATCCCGCAAATTCTCGATCGTGTAGCCGATGGAGAGTACGACCTGACCATCGCCGATGATGTCACGGTAAGACTGGAACATCACTGGCGCGACGACATCGTCAATCTGTTCGACCTCCATGTCGAAGACAACATCTATGCGTGGATGGTACGGGAGAGCAACCCGCAGCTTCTACAGGCGGTAAACCAATTCTTCAGCGACCCCGAGATCACCAAACTGCGCGACACCCTGTTTCACAAATATTTCGACGAGCCCAAACGAACCCGCAAAGAGATCAAGGCCCTGAGCCAGAAAGGGGAGATTTCGCCCTACGACAATCTCGTGAAGAAATATGCCAAACAGTATGACTTTGACTGGCGACTGATCGTGGCACAGATGTTTCAGGAGAGTACGTTCAACGCCAAGGCCAAGTCCTGGGTCGGCGCTCGCGGCCTGATGCAGGTGATGCCGGACACCGGCAAACAAATCGGGGAAAAAAACCTGTTCGACCCGGAAACCAGTGTGCGTGCAGGGATGAAATACCTGGAGTGGCTACACCGCAAATTCGAGGACAAGGACATCAGCCCGGAAAACATGATGTGGTTTACCCTCGCCTCCTACAACGCCGGGTTGGGGCATGTCTACGATGCCAAGGACCTGGCGGAAGAGAAGGGATGGGACCGGAAAGTCTGGTTCGGTAATGTGGAAAATGCGATGCTGCTGCTGTCGGAAAAAAAACACTACTCGAAAGCACGCTATGGATACGCGCGCGGCCGCGAGCCTTACGACTATGTGCGCAAGATTGTGCAGCGCTATCGTACCTATGCCGGGTTGCTGGAAGCCTACCAACGGCAACAAAACGTCAGCGCGCTTGACTGCATGATGGAGCCAGTCTGGCCCGAATGGTTGCGATCCTATTTCGAGGGCTGCGACACTTCGTCTTTCTCAACGCTGAGCCACCATCCCGGCGGCAGCTACTGA
- the thiI gene encoding tRNA uracil 4-sulfurtransferase ThiI, translating into MHFVVKFFPEITIKSNPVRKRMSRQLADNLRKLLRGVDDRIQVRKDWEKIDVIAPDAVAHLSDRIEEVLAHTPGIANFARVQQFPLGDMDDMYQKTLSVWGDKLSGKTFCVRAKRTGKHDFQSLEVEQYVGGGLNMNTDAAGVKLKNPDITVKLEIRHDKLNVIEQLHQGLGGFPLGTQDPVISLVSGGFDSTVASYLTIKRGIRTHYLFFNLGGRQHELGVKEVAFYLWEKYGASHRVKFITVPFDEVVAEILERIDDSYMGVTLKRMMLRAGSVIAKELDVDALVTGEAIAQVSSQTLKNLSVIDSVTDTLVLRPLITSDKTDIIRTAREIGTEEFAANMPEYCGVISVKPTTRAKMEKVQHEETRFDFTVLDRAIGNRVMQNIDEVMEDLGEDAPAVEEFAAPGNAIVIDIRHPTEEEVNPLELDNASVETIPFYRLSTAFKTLDKDKQYLLYCARGVMSKLHASHLLDEGYKNVGVYRPEKPQH; encoded by the coding sequence ATGCACTTCGTCGTCAAGTTTTTCCCAGAGATCACCATCAAGAGCAACCCGGTACGCAAGCGCATGTCGCGACAGCTTGCGGACAACCTGCGCAAACTGCTGCGCGGGGTCGATGACCGCATCCAGGTGCGCAAGGACTGGGAAAAAATTGATGTGATCGCGCCGGACGCCGTAGCCCACCTCTCCGACCGCATTGAAGAGGTGCTGGCGCACACCCCCGGCATCGCCAACTTCGCGCGGGTACAGCAGTTCCCCCTGGGCGACATGGACGACATGTACCAGAAGACCCTGTCGGTGTGGGGCGACAAGCTCAGCGGCAAAACCTTCTGCGTGCGGGCCAAGCGTACCGGCAAGCACGACTTCCAGTCCCTCGAGGTGGAGCAGTACGTGGGCGGCGGCCTCAACATGAATACGGACGCCGCCGGGGTGAAACTGAAAAACCCCGATATCACCGTGAAACTGGAAATCCGCCACGACAAGCTGAATGTGATCGAGCAGCTGCACCAGGGCCTCGGCGGCTTCCCGCTCGGCACCCAGGACCCGGTGATCTCGCTGGTCTCTGGCGGCTTCGATTCCACCGTGGCGAGTTATTTGACCATCAAGCGCGGTATCCGCACCCACTACCTGTTCTTCAACCTGGGTGGGCGCCAGCACGAGCTGGGGGTAAAGGAAGTGGCGTTCTACCTGTGGGAAAAATACGGCGCCTCGCACCGGGTGAAATTCATCACCGTGCCATTTGACGAAGTCGTGGCCGAGATCCTCGAGCGCATCGACGACTCCTACATGGGCGTGACCCTGAAGCGCATGATGCTGCGCGCGGGCTCGGTGATCGCCAAGGAGCTGGATGTGGATGCCCTGGTTACCGGCGAGGCCATCGCCCAGGTGTCCAGCCAGACCCTGAAAAACCTGTCGGTGATCGACAGCGTCACCGACACCCTGGTGCTGCGCCCGCTGATCACCTCCGACAAGACCGACATTATCCGCACCGCGCGCGAGATCGGCACCGAGGAATTTGCCGCGAACATGCCCGAGTACTGCGGCGTGATCTCGGTGAAACCCACTACGCGCGCGAAGATGGAAAAAGTGCAACACGAGGAAACCCGCTTCGACTTCACCGTGCTCGACCGCGCCATCGGTAACCGCGTGATGCAGAACATCGACGAGGTGATGGAAGACCTCGGTGAAGACGCGCCGGCGGTAGAGGAATTCGCCGCGCCCGGCAATGCCATCGTCATCGACATCCGCCACCCCACCGAAGAGGAAGTGAACCCGCTGGAGCTCGACAACGCCAGCGTGGAGACGATCCCGTTTTACCGCCTGAGCACCGCGTTCAAAACCCTGGATAAGGACAAGCAGTACCTGCTGTACTGCGCCCGCGGTGTCATGAGCAAGCTGCACGCCTCGCACCTGCTGGATGAAGGCTACAAGAATGTAGGGGTCTATCGGCCGGAGAAACCGCAGCACTGA
- the glnA gene encoding glutamate--ammonia ligase — protein sequence MSKTLELIKESEARWVDLRFTDTKGKEQHVSIPSKEVNGEFFEVGKMFDGSSIAGWKGINESDMVLMPVDDTAFLDPFTDEPTVIIRCNIVDPITGQGYERDPRSIAMRAEEYLKSTGYGDKVLMGPEPEFFVFDDITWGAEMGGAFYKINSQEAAWSSGASYAEGNMGHRPGIKGGYFPVPPVDSLHDIRAAMCAAMEQMGLEIEVHHHEVGTAGQCEIGVGANTLTKKADEVQILKYAVHNVAHAYGKTATFMPKPLVGDNGSGMHVHQSFSKDGVNQFAGDAYAGLSETALFYIGGIIKHARALNAICNPGTNSYKRLVPGFEAPVILAYSARNRSASIRIPFVPSPKGKRIETRFPDPIANPYLAFAALLMAGLDGVKNKIHPGDPADKDLYDLEPEELAEYPTVASSLEQALDALDQDRAFLTEGGVFTDDAIDAFIALKRDEVQRVNMTTHPVEFEMYYSC from the coding sequence ATGTCAAAGACGCTCGAACTGATCAAAGAGAGCGAAGCCAGATGGGTAGACCTGCGCTTCACTGATACCAAAGGTAAGGAACAACACGTTTCCATTCCTTCTAAGGAAGTGAACGGCGAGTTCTTCGAAGTAGGCAAGATGTTCGATGGTTCCTCCATCGCTGGCTGGAAGGGCATTAACGAATCCGACATGGTTCTGATGCCGGTTGACGATACCGCATTCCTGGATCCGTTCACCGACGAGCCGACCGTTATCATTCGCTGTAACATCGTTGACCCGATCACCGGTCAGGGCTACGAGCGCGACCCGCGTTCCATCGCCATGCGCGCCGAGGAATACCTGAAGTCCACCGGTTACGGTGACAAGGTTCTGATGGGCCCGGAGCCCGAGTTCTTCGTATTTGACGACATCACCTGGGGTGCCGAAATGGGCGGCGCCTTCTACAAGATCAACTCCCAGGAAGCGGCCTGGTCTTCTGGCGCCAGCTATGCCGAAGGCAACATGGGTCACCGTCCGGGCATTAAAGGCGGCTACTTCCCGGTTCCGCCCGTCGACTCCCTGCACGACATCCGCGCTGCCATGTGTGCCGCGATGGAGCAGATGGGTCTGGAAATTGAAGTACACCACCACGAAGTGGGTACCGCTGGCCAGTGTGAAATCGGCGTTGGCGCCAACACCCTGACCAAAAAGGCTGACGAAGTTCAGATCCTGAAGTACGCGGTGCACAACGTGGCCCACGCTTACGGCAAAACCGCCACCTTCATGCCCAAGCCGCTGGTAGGTGACAACGGTTCCGGTATGCACGTACACCAGTCCTTCAGCAAGGACGGCGTGAACCAGTTCGCCGGTGACGCCTACGCTGGCCTGTCTGAAACTGCCCTGTTCTACATCGGCGGTATCATCAAGCACGCGCGCGCTCTGAACGCCATCTGTAACCCGGGCACCAACTCCTACAAGCGTCTGGTTCCTGGCTTCGAAGCACCGGTAATCCTGGCCTACTCCGCGCGCAACCGCTCTGCGTCCATCCGCATTCCGTTTGTGCCGAGCCCGAAAGGCAAGCGTATCGAAACCCGCTTCCCGGACCCGATCGCCAACCCCTACCTGGCCTTCGCTGCACTGCTGATGGCTGGTCTCGACGGCGTGAAGAACAAGATCCACCCCGGCGACCCGGCGGACAAAGATCTGTACGACCTGGAGCCGGAAGAGCTGGCCGAGTACCCGACCGTTGCTTCCAGCCTGGAACAGGCCCTGGACGCACTGGATCAGGACCGCGCCTTCCTGACCGAGGGTGGCGTATTCACTGACGACGCCATCGACGCCTTCATCGCCCTGAAGCGTGACGAAGTACAGCGTGTGAACATGACCACTCACCCGGTCGAGTTCGAAATGTACTACTCCTGCTAA
- a CDS encoding DUF4124 domain-containing protein, with product MNKWSIKKWLLPLVLVLAVPAMALQDSGAQSGAEDDKSSSGTSVYKIVGPDGRVTFSDTAPAGSRAEKVKIGPTNVQPIALPVPLPVRKLSPRSDEDRGDLGPVNFAIVSPSNDATIPPGQRFIVLQVALEPVPRDGYAFYAVIDGQRWSGTSSGTSLDISALERGSHTIQAVLLDASGRPLAQSQMIQVHVKRPGGQIPDFPAEQAPQMPKMPQAPGVANPPKPQPR from the coding sequence ATGAACAAATGGTCCATCAAAAAATGGTTGCTCCCGCTGGTATTGGTGCTGGCGGTGCCGGCGATGGCGCTGCAGGATTCGGGCGCGCAATCGGGTGCGGAGGATGACAAATCCTCCAGTGGCACCAGTGTCTACAAGATCGTCGGTCCCGACGGTCGGGTCACGTTCAGTGATACCGCACCCGCGGGTTCCAGGGCGGAGAAGGTCAAGATAGGCCCCACCAACGTGCAGCCGATTGCGCTGCCCGTGCCCCTGCCGGTGCGCAAGCTGTCCCCCCGCAGTGACGAGGATCGCGGCGACCTGGGGCCGGTGAATTTCGCCATCGTCAGCCCGTCCAACGATGCCACCATCCCGCCGGGGCAGCGCTTTATCGTGCTGCAGGTGGCGCTGGAACCGGTGCCCCGCGACGGTTATGCCTTCTACGCGGTGATCGACGGTCAGCGCTGGTCCGGCACTTCTTCCGGCACCAGCCTGGATATCTCCGCGCTGGAGCGCGGTTCTCACACCATCCAGGCGGTGTTGCTGGATGCCAGCGGTCGGCCACTGGCGCAGTCGCAGATGATCCAGGTGCATGTAAAGCGTCCCGGCGGCCAGATCCCGGATTTCCCCGCGGAGCAGGCCCCGCAGATGCCCAAAATGCCCCAGGCACCGGGTGTTGCCAATCCACCGAAACCCCAGCCACGCTGA
- the glnL gene encoding nitrogen regulation protein NR(II), whose product MLNDRQLRLLLDNLTSAVLVLDENLSLCYLNSAAEDLVAASSARAIGLPLDEVVRESRSPEQALRAALATGEKYTVRRALWFLHNLEECTVDYSVTPLTDLGLLLLEVQSMDRLLRIAREDALLSAQETTRNLVRGMAHEVKNPLGGIRGAAQLLQRELKDLGDDGLGEYTQIIIEEADRLRNLVDRMLGPRKPVKLQPVNVHSITERVAQLIEAECDGALEIKRDYDPSIPDIPADSEQLIQAVLNIARNAMQAIAENIGLAEGELTIRTRVQRQFTIGRRHCALVCRIDVVDNGPGIPEDIRERIFYPMISGRAEGSGLGLSISQHIINQHRGLIKCESRPGLTEFQIYLPLAND is encoded by the coding sequence ATGCTCAACGATCGCCAGTTACGCCTGCTGCTGGACAACCTAACGTCGGCTGTCTTGGTGCTCGATGAAAACCTGTCGCTGTGTTACCTCAACTCGGCGGCAGAAGACCTGGTGGCAGCCTCCAGCGCCCGCGCCATCGGCCTGCCGCTGGACGAGGTAGTGCGGGAATCCCGCTCCCCGGAACAGGCGCTGCGCGCAGCGCTGGCCACCGGTGAGAAGTACACCGTGCGCCGCGCCCTGTGGTTTCTGCACAACCTGGAAGAGTGCACCGTGGACTACTCGGTGACGCCGCTTACGGATCTCGGCCTGCTGCTGCTGGAAGTCCAGTCCATGGACCGCCTGCTGCGCATCGCCCGCGAGGACGCGCTGCTCTCCGCCCAGGAGACCACCCGCAACCTGGTGCGGGGCATGGCCCACGAGGTGAAAAATCCCCTCGGCGGAATTCGCGGAGCGGCACAGTTGCTGCAACGGGAGTTGAAGGATCTGGGTGACGATGGTCTCGGGGAGTACACCCAGATCATCATCGAGGAGGCGGATCGCCTGCGCAATCTGGTGGACCGCATGCTCGGCCCGCGCAAGCCGGTGAAGCTGCAGCCGGTGAATGTGCATTCGATCACCGAGCGGGTGGCGCAGCTGATCGAGGCGGAGTGCGATGGCGCGCTGGAAATCAAGCGCGATTACGATCCCTCGATTCCGGATATTCCGGCGGACAGCGAACAGCTGATCCAGGCGGTGCTGAATATCGCCCGCAACGCCATGCAGGCCATTGCCGAGAATATCGGGCTGGCGGAGGGTGAGCTCACCATTCGCACCCGGGTGCAGCGACAGTTCACCATCGGCCGTCGCCACTGCGCGCTGGTGTGCCGTATCGACGTGGTCGACAACGGCCCGGGGATTCCGGAAGACATCCGCGAGCGAATTTTTTACCCGATGATTTCCGGGCGCGCCGAGGGCTCGGGGCTGGGGCTTTCCATTTCCCAGCACATCATCAACCAGCACCGGGGGCTCATCAAATGTGAGAGCCGCCCGGGACTGACCGAATTCCAGATTTATCTGCCGCTGGCCAACGATTAG
- the glnG gene encoding nitrogen regulation protein NR(I), with amino-acid sequence MNNRVWIIDDDRSIRWVLERALSRAGIDTTCYENGDRALDDFYSESPDVVISDIRMPGSDGFKLLQRFQAERPSLPIIIMTAHSDLDSAVAAYQGGAFEYLPKPFDVDEAVAVTRRALAHANEQQPEEPVVIENGTGNKEIIGEAPAMQEVFRAIGRLSHSNITVLINGESGTGKELVAAALHNHSPRKSQPFIALNMAAIPRDLMESELFGHEKGAFTGASAQRAGRFEQANGGTLFLDEIGDMPAETQTRLLRVLADGEFYRVGGHTPVKVDVRIIAATHQNLERLVEQHKFREDLFHRLNVIRIHIPRLADRREDIPRLVRHFFNIAAKDLGVEPKILLKDTEEYLSGLGWPGNVRQLENTCRWITVMASGREVHIDDLPPELHQQSASSEVPQDWQKALRLWADQALATGQREILGQAVPAFERALIEIALKHTAGRKRDAAELLGWGRNTLTRKLKELGMGGGED; translated from the coding sequence ATGAACAATCGCGTATGGATCATTGATGACGACCGCTCCATCCGCTGGGTGCTGGAGCGCGCCCTTTCCCGGGCGGGTATCGACACAACCTGTTACGAAAATGGCGATCGCGCGCTGGACGATTTTTACAGCGAATCACCGGATGTGGTGATCAGCGATATTCGTATGCCCGGTTCCGATGGCTTCAAACTGCTGCAGCGCTTCCAGGCCGAACGCCCGTCGCTGCCGATCATCATCATGACCGCGCACTCGGACCTCGACAGCGCGGTGGCGGCCTACCAGGGCGGTGCCTTCGAATATCTGCCGAAACCCTTTGACGTGGACGAGGCGGTAGCGGTGACCCGCCGCGCGCTGGCCCACGCCAATGAACAGCAGCCGGAAGAGCCGGTGGTGATCGAAAACGGCACCGGCAACAAGGAGATCATCGGCGAGGCGCCGGCGATGCAGGAGGTGTTCCGCGCGATCGGCCGTCTGTCCCACTCCAATATCACCGTGCTGATCAACGGCGAATCCGGTACCGGTAAGGAACTGGTGGCGGCGGCGCTGCACAACCACAGCCCGCGCAAGAGCCAGCCATTTATCGCATTGAACATGGCGGCGATTCCCCGGGACCTGATGGAGTCCGAGCTGTTCGGCCACGAGAAAGGTGCCTTCACCGGCGCCAGCGCCCAGCGCGCCGGCCGCTTCGAGCAGGCCAACGGCGGCACGCTGTTCCTGGATGAAATCGGGGATATGCCCGCGGAGACTCAGACCCGTCTGCTCCGGGTGCTTGCAGACGGGGAGTTCTACCGGGTGGGCGGCCACACCCCGGTAAAAGTGGATGTGCGTATCATCGCCGCCACTCACCAGAATCTCGAGCGTCTCGTCGAGCAGCACAAATTCCGCGAAGACCTTTTCCACCGTCTCAACGTTATCCGCATCCATATCCCGCGTCTCGCCGATCGCCGCGAAGACATTCCCCGCCTGGTGCGACACTTCTTCAATATCGCCGCCAAGGATCTCGGGGTGGAACCGAAAATCCTGCTCAAGGACACCGAGGAATACCTCTCCGGCCTCGGCTGGCCCGGTAACGTGCGCCAGCTGGAAAACACCTGCCGCTGGATCACCGTGATGGCCTCTGGCCGCGAAGTGCACATCGACGACCTGCCGCCGGAGCTGCACCAGCAGAGCGCCAGCAGCGAAGTGCCGCAGGACTGGCAGAAAGCCCTGCGCCTGTGGGCCGATCAGGCGCTCGCCACCGGCCAGCGGGAAATCCTCGGCCAGGCCGTGCCGGCGTTCGAGCGCGCGCTGATCGAAATCGCCCTCAAGCACACCGCCGGTCGCAAACGCGACGCCGCCGAACTGCTGGGCTGGGGGCGCAACACCCTCACCCGCAAGCTGAAAGAACTGGGCATGGGCGGCGGCGAGGACTGA
- a CDS encoding zinc ribbon domain-containing protein YjdM, translated as MSDLPHCPKCQSTYTYEDRNLFVCPECGHEWSAQQGASDADDGLVIKDANGNLLADGDTVTVIKDLKVKGSSLVVKVGTKVKNIRLVEGDHDIDCKVDGIGPMKLKSEFVKKA; from the coding sequence ATGAGTGACCTCCCCCACTGTCCCAAGTGCCAGTCGACCTATACCTACGAAGACCGCAACCTGTTTGTGTGTCCGGAATGCGGGCACGAGTGGTCGGCGCAGCAGGGTGCGTCGGACGCCGATGACGGCCTGGTAATTAAAGACGCCAACGGCAATCTGCTGGCCGACGGCGACACCGTGACCGTGATCAAAGACCTCAAGGTCAAGGGTTCGTCACTGGTGGTGAAAGTGGGCACCAAGGTGAAGAATATTCGCCTGGTCGAGGGGGACCACGATATCGACTGCAAAGTGGACGGTATCGGCCCGATGAAACTGAAATCTGAATTCGTCAAAAAAGCCTGA
- a CDS encoding bestrophin-like domain, with protein sequence MAITRSFSDLSLTGVYFASILLVLAALACGYLVGRRLGRSRKGHRDDPSMGSAVAATLGLLAFMLALTFNMTADRFGHRKALLLEEVNAIGTTYLRTDFLRADNRARARQLLLDYTTLRGFDPHTMSAEDFLHDIRRSEQIQRELWQLVEKEIAAGTESVRLRAFYEPLNQVIDLHTSRLQVGMEYQVPAPIWAALYAITALAVFGIGFQLGVSGSGSKLVALAMAMAFALVILLIADLDRAGEGMLVVDQAPMKSLARQMKESGDGTR encoded by the coding sequence ATGGCCATAACGAGGTCGTTTTCTGATTTATCGCTGACCGGGGTGTATTTCGCTTCCATCCTGCTGGTGCTTGCAGCTCTCGCCTGCGGTTACCTGGTGGGGCGCCGGCTCGGGAGAAGCCGCAAAGGTCACCGGGATGATCCCTCCATGGGCAGTGCGGTGGCCGCCACTCTCGGTCTACTGGCTTTCATGCTGGCACTCACCTTCAATATGACCGCCGACCGTTTCGGCCACCGCAAGGCGCTGCTGCTGGAAGAGGTCAATGCCATCGGCACCACCTACCTGCGCACGGATTTTCTGCGCGCGGACAATCGCGCGCGCGCGCGCCAACTGTTGCTTGATTACACAACCTTGCGCGGTTTTGACCCGCACACGATGAGTGCGGAGGATTTTCTGCATGACATCCGCCGCAGTGAGCAAATCCAGCGCGAGCTGTGGCAGCTGGTGGAGAAGGAAATAGCCGCTGGTACCGAAAGCGTTCGCCTGCGCGCCTTCTACGAACCGCTGAATCAGGTCATCGACCTGCACACCTCACGCCTGCAGGTGGGCATGGAATACCAGGTGCCGGCGCCCATCTGGGCGGCGCTCTATGCGATTACCGCGCTGGCGGTGTTTGGCATTGGCTTTCAGCTGGGGGTCAGTGGCAGCGGCTCGAAACTGGTGGCACTGGCAATGGCCATGGCATTTGCGCTGGTGATCCTGCTGATTGCAGATCTCGACCGCGCCGGCGAGGGGATGCTGGTAGTGGACCAGGCGCCGATGAAGAGCCTGGCCAGGCAGATGAAAGAGAGTGGCGACGGCACACGATAA